CAGTTCATCATAACTGGTAAATTCCATCCCTGTGGTCTGTGTAAAGCGTTGTAATAACTCAACAACCTTATCATAGATCTCTTTTTCTTTATCATCTACCAAGAGTGATTCAAGTTCTTTAGCTGTTAATGCAATCGATGTTTTATCAAACAAATATGGAATACAGAAATGCACAATCGAAGGGGTGAGTTTGATACCAAAGGCACTTCTAAATTTCTGATTCACAGCATCGAAATCATTTACGTAATCTGTAATCTCTTCTTCAACGGTATCTTGGGGTGATCCGATATAGTATTTCAACCGCACATAAAACCGTAAAAGAACCAGGTTAAAGTCCTGATTGTTTTGAATGAGTTTATTGGTGAGTTCAATGCTATGAAGTAATAATTCAACTGCTTCAATTTCTTCAGGTTTCATAAACAGATTGACTCTGTTGTATTTCTCAAGGAAAAAAATTGTAAACAATTGAATGATTGCTTTGGTATCCCCTTTTATTTCCAAAGGATTGGATGAAATCTGGATGTTGAACTTTTCAAGTCCCTTATTGATTTGTTGGATCAAGCGTCGAACGGTCACTTCACTTAAGAATAATCGCTCTGCAAGTCCCCCAATACTCCATACTTTTTGTAAGAAAATATCTTCTAATACACGAAGTTCCACACTTTCTTCAAGTATTTTATCAAATAAGTAGCGTTCATTGTACTCACTTGGTATATACAGCTCTACCCCTTCAGAAGTTGAGACAATTTGGGTAGGTTCACACATCTCGTTAATACGTTTTATATCTCCCCACAAGGTCCTCTCAGGTACATTTGAGCCTTTACTGAGTGCTTGTAAGGAAGTTTTACGGGTATCAACAAGGTAATCTAGGATCTGAACGATACGTTGATCTCGTTTCGATAGTAAATTAATCATTTTTATACCTCTTTAGTATTATATTATCAAATTTTGCGAGAAATGACGCTTATTTTGATAATTTAAATGAAATTCTGTTTGTTACACTTAGTTCGTAAGTTAGTTACACCAATCAGGATAAACATGATGAAGGAGGAAACAATTATGAACATCAACAGAATGATTGACACATTTATTGAAATGGTAAAGATAGATTCGGTATCACGAAATGAAGGAGCATTTCATGATTACCTTAAGGGGCTATTTAAAGATTTAGGATTAGAGGTTTATGAGGACAACACAATGGAGACAACCGGTCTTGGTGGAAACAACCTCATCTTCACATTAAAAGGAAATACAGAAGGAACACCACTCTTCTTCTCAGCACATACAGATACAGTTGAGCCAGGTGTTAACATTGAACCAATTTGCGTCGATGGCATCTTATCTTCAAAAGGCGATACAATTTTAGGCGCTGATAATAAAGCTGGGATCGCTATCTTAGTTGAAATGATTCGTCATATTCAAGAAAATGACATGGCTCATCCAACACTTGAGTTTGTATTTACTCCAGGTGAAGAGATTGGACTTGTAGGTGCAGCTGCATTGGATCACTCAAAGCTTATCTCTCAATATGGATTGGTTCTTGACAGCAATGGTCCTGTAGGTGGTCTTACAATGGCCAGCCCAACATTGATGACCTTAAGCTCAACCATTCATGGTAAATCTGCCCATGCTGGACTTGAGCCTGAAAAGGGAATCTCATCCATCACTGTGCTTGCAGACATTATTAATAACCTAGAACTTGGCCGACTCAACGCAAACACAACCGCAAATGTTGGAGTTATCTCTGGAGGAAGTGCAACCAATGTAGTCTGTGACAAGGCTGAAATGAAAGCAGAGCTTCGCTCCATTGATCTTCAAGAGTTTGAAGTCACAAAGCAAAAGATGCTTGATACGATTGAAGCAATTGCATCAAAGCATGGCGCAACCCATGAAACAACAACACAAATACTATCTCAAGGATACCAATTTACACAAGATATGCCATTTGTACAACTCTTAGTTGATGCATTGAGCGTCTATGACCTTACACCAAACTACATGGTTTCAGGTGGTGGAAGTGATGCGAACGCATTTAATGCAGGTGGAAAGCAAGCAATTAATATCTCCATTGGGTATGAGGAGATTCATACAACCAATGAGTACATTCCGGTTCAAGAAATGAAGCGATGCGTCTTATTATGCCTCGAGCTGATTAAGCGCATGGCACAAGGGAATCATGATCTTAAATAAGATCAAAAAGATCACCCTCATCGCACTTGGCGTAGCAATTATTACCATCAGTATCCAATGGTTCCTTGCACCCTTCAGCATTGCAGCTGGAGGGGCAAGCGGACTGGGTATAATTCTACATAATGTACTCGGAGTGAGTGTTTCTTCAGTGGTATTAGTCATGAACATCATTGTATTAACACTCGCATTTATTTTCTTAGACTTCGATGCATTCGCAAGTGCATTTATTGGAAGTGCAATGCTTCCTGTAATGCTTGCTTTTATCCCTGAGATTCAATTGGTACAAGACCAATTATTTGCAGTAATCGTTGGAAGTATTCTCTTTGGAATTGGTGTCTTCATCCTCTTCTCCTTGAATGCTTCTAGTGGTGGAACAACCATTCCCCCGCTCATTTTAAAGAAAAAATTCAACATCGATCCAGCACTGAGCTTGATGTTAACGGATGCAATCGTTGTAAGTTTGTCACTCTTCTTCTTTGGCGTAGAACCATTCTTACTCGCAATCGTCTCTATCTTAATTACGATGGCAACGATGAATTTCCTTAAATCCCAACAAAATGTGGGACGCTCAGTCACGATCATCAGTTCAAAACATGAAACAATCCGCAACACCATCCAAGAAACATTAAACCGTGGCGTCACTGTACTTCATGGACAGGGTGGTTATACACTTGAGACCTTTCCA
This DNA window, taken from Erysipelothrix larvae, encodes the following:
- a CDS encoding M20/M25/M40 family metallo-hydrolase gives rise to the protein MNINRMIDTFIEMVKIDSVSRNEGAFHDYLKGLFKDLGLEVYEDNTMETTGLGGNNLIFTLKGNTEGTPLFFSAHTDTVEPGVNIEPICVDGILSSKGDTILGADNKAGIAILVEMIRHIQENDMAHPTLEFVFTPGEEIGLVGAAALDHSKLISQYGLVLDSNGPVGGLTMASPTLMTLSSTIHGKSAHAGLEPEKGISSITVLADIINNLELGRLNANTTANVGVISGGSATNVVCDKAEMKAELRSIDLQEFEVTKQKMLDTIEAIASKHGATHETTTQILSQGYQFTQDMPFVQLLVDALSVYDLTPNYMVSGGGSDANAFNAGGKQAINISIGYEEIHTTNEYIPVQEMKRCVLLCLELIKRMAQGNHDLK
- a CDS encoding YitT family protein: MILNKIKKITLIALGVAIITISIQWFLAPFSIAAGGASGLGIILHNVLGVSVSSVVLVMNIIVLTLAFIFLDFDAFASAFIGSAMLPVMLAFIPEIQLVQDQLFAVIVGSILFGIGVFILFSLNASSGGTTIPPLILKKKFNIDPALSLMLTDAIVVSLSLFFFGVEPFLLAIVSILITMATMNFLKSQQNVGRSVTIISSKHETIRNTIQETLNRGVTVLHGQGGYTLETFPVLMVALTGKEYKALIQCVNEIDPEAFMISQNTHNIYGSGFTYARVV
- a CDS encoding helix-turn-helix domain-containing protein gives rise to the protein MINLLSKRDQRIVQILDYLVDTRKTSLQALSKGSNVPERTLWGDIKRINEMCEPTQIVSTSEGVELYIPSEYNERYLFDKILEESVELRVLEDIFLQKVWSIGGLAERLFLSEVTVRRLIQQINKGLEKFNIQISSNPLEIKGDTKAIIQLFTIFFLEKYNRVNLFMKPEEIEAVELLLHSIELTNKLIQNNQDFNLVLLRFYVRLKYYIGSPQDTVEEEITDYVNDFDAVNQKFRSAFGIKLTPSIVHFCIPYLFDKTSIALTAKELESLLVDDKEKEIYDKVVELLQRFTQTTGMEFTSYDELVVTLFDVMKEANKTPYIVYDRDRHFVTHLELYNPILVKQMIDVYDSLFSDKKYQVMKYNVLYIFITHWEGLMTLFKKRDREIDVAIFFDSDIEHALFAKEVLGHEFGEHIHFEVLDCRTYEELYRDLDRFEVLITNKPGLRYTGCDILCLDEFFLDESWTDLRKKLVQAESALLSQG